The Peribacillus sp. FSL P2-0133 genome has a segment encoding these proteins:
- the uvsE gene encoding UV DNA damage repair endonuclease UvsE produces MTLIRLGYVAMSNHVPNCSPSQTMTFAQFSKIKDRDAAIRKLERISISNLHNCWRLLIHNESNNIQFFRLSSKLIPLANHPEIPEWDYIEPISEELAKLKTFITDHPKIRIDFHPDHFVILNSTNIDILKTSLKTLRMHHTLLKKMGVDPEHRCVLHVGGGYGEHVQALEQFIHNWGLIPESIQRMVILENDDTTYTLSETLYLCEKLGIPMVFDYHHYLAHQLPSEDWKDHWNRILNTWSNSKLPPKMHISSPRSDKEFRAHADFVDTGMFMEFLQQIKGSLPQLDCMIEAKQKDGALFQLMDELKGYKEIEIIDDASFYIH; encoded by the coding sequence TTGACATTAATCCGCCTTGGTTATGTAGCCATGAGTAATCATGTTCCAAACTGTTCACCATCCCAAACGATGACTTTTGCTCAGTTTTCGAAAATTAAGGACAGAGATGCCGCGATAAGGAAGCTCGAACGCATTTCAATTTCCAATCTTCATAATTGCTGGCGTTTACTGATACATAACGAATCTAATAATATTCAGTTCTTTAGGCTTTCTTCAAAACTTATCCCTTTAGCCAATCATCCAGAAATTCCAGAATGGGATTACATCGAGCCTATTTCAGAAGAGCTGGCTAAATTAAAAACATTCATAACGGACCACCCAAAAATAAGGATAGATTTTCACCCAGATCATTTCGTCATCTTGAATAGTACAAATATCGATATTCTGAAGACATCATTAAAAACATTAAGGATGCATCATACGTTATTAAAAAAAATGGGAGTCGATCCCGAGCATCGCTGTGTTCTGCATGTTGGTGGCGGTTATGGGGAGCATGTACAGGCATTAGAGCAGTTCATCCATAATTGGGGTTTGATTCCTGAATCGATTCAAAGAATGGTCATTCTTGAGAATGATGATACTACCTATACTTTGTCGGAAACCCTTTATTTATGTGAGAAATTAGGGATTCCAATGGTTTTTGATTATCACCATTACCTCGCACATCAGTTACCAAGTGAAGATTGGAAAGACCATTGGAATCGAATATTAAATACCTGGAGTAATTCCAAGCTACCTCCGAAAATGCATATTTCAAGTCCAAGGTCCGATAAAGAATTCCGAGCACACGCTGACTTTGTGGATACAGGAATGTTCATGGAATTTTTGCAACAAATAAAGGGAAGCTTACCACAGCTGGATTGCATGATTGAAGCAAAACAAAAGGATGGAGCACTTTTCCAATTGATGGATGAGCTGAAAGGTTACAAAGAAATAGAAATCATAGATGATGCCAGTTTTTATATTCATTAA
- a CDS encoding SDR family oxidoreductase, whose product MESIITNKWTVKGKYVVITGATSGIGLATAKELAIRGANLGLVARNQTKATEVVNRIKALTGNSTTVDVFLADMSSQQSIRQVAAEILARCPKVDVLINNAGALFETRQLTVDGLEMTWAVNHLAPYLLTTLLLDRLKESEQSRVITTASHGHKMAKKGINFDDLSAEHLYSFPKKFVGGPTFRYAETKLANILFTAELAGRLEGTGVTAHCFDPGLVSTNFNQNNGLLARLTMSVMKIFSQSPEKGAETLVWLADSAEITSHNGRYYTDMQITIPSVPAQNMDAAKRLWEVSKEQIQCSDTIDKE is encoded by the coding sequence ATGGAGAGTATAATTACGAATAAGTGGACAGTGAAAGGCAAGTACGTCGTGATTACCGGGGCAACTAGCGGCATTGGGCTGGCCACAGCCAAAGAACTCGCAATTCGAGGCGCAAACCTGGGACTTGTCGCACGTAATCAGACCAAAGCGACTGAAGTAGTGAATCGAATTAAGGCATTAACCGGAAATAGCACCACAGTGGATGTGTTCCTAGCAGACATGTCTTCTCAGCAGTCCATACGTCAGGTTGCTGCCGAAATTCTGGCAAGGTGCCCGAAAGTGGATGTCTTAATTAACAATGCCGGCGCCTTGTTCGAAACTCGACAACTAACTGTCGACGGATTGGAGATGACCTGGGCGGTCAACCATCTAGCACCCTACCTGCTTACGACACTGCTCCTAGATCGGTTAAAGGAAAGTGAGCAATCACGAGTAATCACAACCGCATCCCACGGTCACAAGATGGCCAAGAAGGGGATTAATTTTGACGATCTTAGCGCCGAGCATCTCTATAGCTTTCCCAAAAAGTTCGTTGGCGGCCCTACATTTCGCTACGCGGAAACAAAGCTCGCCAACATCTTATTCACCGCTGAATTGGCGGGGCGACTGGAAGGAACCGGAGTCACAGCTCATTGCTTCGATCCTGGGCTAGTTTCCACGAACTTTAACCAGAACAACGGACTATTGGCCCGGTTGACCATGTCCGTGATGAAGATATTCTCCCAAAGCCCTGAGAAAGGTGCCGAAACTTTGGTATGGTTGGCGGACTCAGCCGAAATTACCAGTCACAATGGCCGTTATTACACCGACATGCAAATTACAATACCATCTGTACCCGCTCAAAATATGGACGCGGCAAAGCGTTTGTGGGAAGTAAGCAAGGAACAGATCCAGTGCTCGGACACCATTGATAAAGAGTAG
- a CDS encoding diphthine--ammonia ligase, producing the protein MAELNEWKNSARGHKFIASFSGGKDSVLALYKAMKIGEPAGLIVMLEEEGKRSRSHGMPPELIRAQAESIGLPVYTAAASWSDYEEVFMRLLENAKNQGAEVLVTGDLDMPAHGCWHDKVTKNAGLKLGMPLWEMNHREAVEEFLNLGFVTIIVTVNLSLGMRDDDLGRKLTHEYVKELEARGIDPCGEGGEFHTTVIDGPIFKQPIPVRKCEIIKDGEYAFLPLELDKKADIGT; encoded by the coding sequence ATGGCGGAATTAAATGAATGGAAAAATAGTGCTCGCGGGCATAAATTCATAGCTTCTTTTAGCGGAGGAAAGGATAGTGTCTTAGCTCTATATAAAGCAATGAAGATTGGCGAACCTGCAGGACTGATCGTCATGCTGGAGGAAGAAGGAAAACGTTCCAGATCCCATGGCATGCCTCCGGAACTCATACGTGCCCAAGCTGAATCTATAGGTTTGCCCGTATATACTGCAGCTGCCAGTTGGAGTGATTATGAAGAAGTATTTATGCGCCTTTTAGAAAATGCAAAAAATCAAGGTGCTGAAGTGTTAGTAACTGGAGACTTGGATATGCCCGCCCATGGCTGTTGGCATGATAAAGTTACGAAGAATGCTGGATTGAAGCTTGGAATGCCTTTGTGGGAAATGAACCATCGTGAAGCTGTCGAAGAGTTCTTGAATCTAGGATTTGTAACGATCATTGTAACCGTTAATTTATCATTGGGAATGCGTGATGATGATTTAGGGCGAAAGTTAACCCATGAATACGTGAAGGAACTTGAAGCTCGCGGCATTGACCCCTGTGGAGAAGGTGGAGAGTTCCATACCACAGTAATAGATGGGCCTATTTTTAAACAGCCAATTCCTGTTCGAAAATGTGAAATTATTAAGGACGGAGAATATGCTTTTTTGCCTTTGGAGTTAGATAAGAAGGCGGATATTGGTACCTAA
- a CDS encoding PCYCGC motif-containing (lipo)protein gives MKFKLMTITLGICSSLVLSGCSNEKESVVQNESSHEGHSEHTVSGDLQEETSSKEIAPDFLADKPEDMKTIYLAVAQNKDLLEKIPCYCGCGESANHKNNYDCFIHENKKNGEVVWDDHGTRCGVCLEIAAQSILDLNDGMSIKEIRNKVDEKYKSGYAKPTPTPPV, from the coding sequence ATGAAGTTTAAATTAATGACCATCACTTTGGGTATCTGTTCTTCGTTAGTACTTTCAGGTTGTTCAAATGAAAAGGAAAGTGTTGTTCAAAACGAAAGCAGTCATGAAGGACATTCCGAACATACAGTATCCGGAGATCTTCAAGAGGAGACCAGCAGTAAGGAAATAGCACCGGATTTCTTGGCTGATAAACCTGAGGATATGAAGACAATCTATTTAGCTGTTGCTCAAAACAAAGATTTACTTGAAAAAATACCTTGTTACTGCGGTTGTGGAGAGTCAGCTAACCATAAAAATAATTACGATTGTTTTATCCATGAGAATAAAAAAAATGGTGAAGTCGTTTGGGATGACCACGGTACGAGATGTGGAGTTTGCTTAGAAATAGCTGCACAATCCATATTGGACTTGAATGATGGTATGAGCATCAAAGAGATCCGGAATAAGGTCGATGAAAAATATAAAAGTGGATATGCCAAACCGACCCCGACCCCTCCAGTGTAA
- a CDS encoding site-specific integrase, with translation MQATSQRIKNVQPIRRLDHIEKMKKSLLKYCSYRDYMMFSIGINIGLRIGDLLQLRVKDILEGTHIVIVEQKTDKIKRFLVNPQLRKEVRKYVRKSNLKNEQYLFPSRKGNGPITRVQAYRVLNKAAEMADIPDVGTHTLRKTFGYLHYQKFKDIALLQQILNHSNPKDTMIYIGLTQDLMDETLMDFYY, from the coding sequence ATGCAAGCAACCTCTCAAAGAATAAAGAATGTCCAGCCGATACGCCGGTTGGATCACATAGAAAAGATGAAAAAGTCATTATTAAAATATTGCAGCTACAGGGATTATATGATGTTTTCAATCGGGATAAACATTGGGTTACGTATAGGGGATCTTTTACAATTGCGCGTGAAAGATATTCTTGAGGGTACGCATATAGTCATTGTGGAGCAAAAGACTGATAAAATTAAGCGATTCCTTGTCAATCCTCAGCTTCGAAAGGAAGTAAGGAAATATGTCCGGAAATCGAACCTGAAAAATGAACAGTATTTATTTCCGAGTCGAAAAGGAAATGGTCCAATCACTAGGGTACAGGCCTATCGGGTCCTGAACAAAGCAGCTGAAATGGCAGACATTCCGGATGTCGGTACACATACCCTTCGAAAAACTTTCGGCTATTTGCATTATCAAAAATTCAAGGATATTGCTTTACTGCAGCAAATCCTTAATCATTCCAATCCAAAAGATACAATGATTTACATAGGACTCACACAGGATTTAATGGACGAAACATTAATGGATTTCTATTATTAA
- a CDS encoding TetR/AcrR family transcriptional regulator, with the protein MIAAEAGINQGLSYHYFKSKEEIFYSACERSHGRSAGDT; encoded by the coding sequence ATGATTGCTGCTGAGGCCGGAATTAACCAAGGTCTTTCCTACCACTATTTCAAATCCAAAGAAGAGATTTTTTACTCTGCTTGTGAAAGAAGCCATGGAAGAAGCGCAGGTGACACTTGA